In Desulfonatronum thioautotrophicum, a genomic segment contains:
- a CDS encoding L,D-transpeptidase family protein, whose translation MPMASHSILFMTAQPVGGVACRGAVFLVFIWVLLVAGQSARANVEELLAKGHGLSMTREPEGYLLNALENVQRERLDQAQTLLESLIQDNPDFRLAHLVYADVLAARAGALNGLGAGFVPEEDLVGLEDEVRRRWLSHQQRPNGALLPSNLIALGEAEPYALVVDLELSRMYVLANTGNGLRIVEDYYVSGGKGGPEKHREGDRRTPLGVYFIQEHIPGQRLPSLYGWGAFTLDYPNPLDRRMGKTGHGIWLHGNPTGIFSRPPQDSDGCVTMHNKDLEALAPLLKNGNVPVIISRQVAWADPAELARNRKAFLSLLDSWRSDWESLNTEAYLQHYSREFRSGTQNYANWARHKQRVNAGKQKVRIDLMNINLFEYPEFPGIIVATFTQDYWSDNFQSTSRKHQFWKHEADGKWRIIYEGTH comes from the coding sequence ATGCCGATGGCCTCGCACAGTATTCTTTTCATGACAGCTCAGCCTGTCGGCGGGGTTGCCTGCCGTGGGGCGGTTTTTCTGGTATTTATTTGGGTACTGCTGGTTGCCGGACAGTCAGCCAGGGCGAACGTGGAGGAGCTTTTGGCCAAGGGCCACGGGCTGAGCATGACCCGGGAGCCTGAGGGGTATCTGCTCAATGCCCTGGAAAATGTTCAGCGCGAACGCCTGGATCAGGCCCAGACCCTTTTGGAGAGCCTGATTCAGGACAATCCGGATTTTCGTCTGGCCCATCTGGTCTATGCCGATGTTCTGGCTGCCCGGGCTGGTGCCCTGAATGGGCTTGGAGCCGGCTTCGTTCCGGAAGAAGACCTGGTCGGGCTGGAGGACGAAGTCCGCCGCCGCTGGCTCTCCCACCAACAACGACCCAACGGTGCCCTGTTGCCCAGCAACCTGATTGCCCTGGGTGAGGCAGAGCCGTATGCACTGGTCGTGGATCTGGAACTGTCCCGCATGTACGTTCTGGCAAACACCGGCAATGGATTGCGCATTGTGGAAGACTACTATGTGTCCGGAGGCAAGGGAGGGCCGGAAAAGCACCGGGAAGGGGATCGGAGGACGCCACTGGGCGTTTATTTTATTCAGGAACATATCCCCGGTCAGCGTCTGCCCAGTCTTTACGGCTGGGGAGCATTCACCCTGGACTACCCCAATCCGCTGGACCGGAGAATGGGCAAGACCGGACACGGGATTTGGCTTCATGGGAATCCCACCGGAATATTCAGTCGGCCCCCTCAAGACAGCGACGGGTGCGTGACCATGCACAACAAGGACCTGGAGGCCCTGGCTCCATTGCTCAAGAACGGCAATGTTCCGGTGATCATCTCCCGCCAGGTGGCTTGGGCCGATCCGGCCGAATTGGCCAGGAACCGGAAAGCATTTCTTTCGTTGCTGGATTCATGGCGTTCTGACTGGGAAAGTTTGAACACCGAGGCCTATTTGCAGCACTATTCCCGTGAGTTCCGCAGTGGGACCCAGAATTATGCGAACTGGGCGCGTCACAAGCAACGGGTCAACGCCGGAAAGCAGAAAGTCCGCATTGACCTGATGAATATCAACCTGTTTGAATACCCTGAATTTCCTGGAATAATCGTGGCCACGTTCACCCAGGACTATTGGAGCGACAACTTTCAGTCCACATCCCGCAAGCATCAATTCTGGAAACACGAAGCTGACGGCAAGTGGCGCATCATCTACGAAGGGACGCATTGA
- the treS gene encoding maltose alpha-D-glucosyltransferase, giving the protein MPQIKQAMLTDDPLWYKDAIIYEVHIKAFFDSNSDGIGDLPGLTQKLDYLADLGITAIWLLPFYPSPLRDDGYDIAEYFSVHPQYGTIKDFKVFLREAHKRGLRVITELVLNHTSDQHPWFQRARNAPPGSSWRNFYVWSDTPDKYQDARIIFKDFETSNWSWDPVAKAYYWHRFYSHQPDLNFDNPQVGKALFRVIDYWLKMGVDGMRLDAVPYLFEREGTNCENLPETHGYLRELRAHIDSKYSNRMLLAEANQWPEDACAYFGEGDSCQMAFHFPLMPRLFMALHMEESHPIIDIFEQTPDIPDNCQWAFFLRNHDELTLEMVTDEERDYMYRMYARDPRARINLGIRRRLAPLLDNDRKKINLLNAILFAMPGSVVLYYGDELGMGDNYYLGDRDGVRTPMQWSSDRNAGFSRANPQRLYLPVIIDPEYHFEAINVETQAQNQASLLWWNKRFIAMYKRFRAFGRGDMEFLRPENPKVLAFLRRHEDEHLLVVANLSRHCQSVDLDLSAYTDWIPEEVFSRNRFQAVHEGSYTLTLSSYGYFIFQMIPAEQSMQGGDVQELPLLTIRSAEQDIWNGEVGERLEKELLPRFLPLRRWFRGKARKIQQITIDDVLEFNHSDQVSLMLILNVDYVEGSEERYVLPLTLTWGEEAREIVAEETAHVLCRIVRTTRHGEEQGVMFEAVHAPDFGKRLIKFLSKRQHIRGRRGELHAWPGRDLRHRDVMRLEPQLLRSEQSNSSMAYGSELILKIYRRLDSGPQPELELCRFLTERTSFRNIPLYAGSLTYHQAGTEDSVLGVLQQFVPSHGDAWKYSHDALERYVEAVLSLGGESTAPECPLGYWEAAHGDTPGAVNDLIGPYLEMIALLGRRTAELHIALASRSDDPAFAPEPFSYLYQRSVFQSLQQQLKTVFSLLRKNRKRLSEEQDGLAREVLETEKAVLERFRTIHSHKIESAKIRIHGDYHLAQALYTGKDFVIIDFEGEPARALSERRLKRSALRDVAGMLRSFDYLAQMVLRDQITLRKTDGAVLGPWIDVWSSTVAGMFLRNYLELARGHIFLPNKDEEIKSLLDIFVLDKAVYELGYELNNRLDWVDLPLKGLKNLMEVST; this is encoded by the coding sequence ATGCCCCAAATCAAGCAGGCTATGCTGACTGATGATCCCTTATGGTACAAAGACGCCATTATCTATGAAGTACATATCAAGGCGTTTTTTGACAGCAACTCCGATGGAATCGGCGATCTTCCGGGATTGACCCAGAAGCTCGACTATCTTGCTGATTTGGGGATCACGGCCATCTGGCTGCTTCCGTTTTATCCCTCCCCGCTGCGCGATGACGGCTACGATATCGCAGAATACTTCAGTGTCCATCCTCAGTACGGGACCATCAAGGATTTCAAGGTATTCCTGCGCGAGGCTCACAAGCGCGGGTTGCGGGTAATCACCGAGCTGGTGCTCAACCACACCTCGGATCAGCATCCCTGGTTCCAGCGGGCCAGAAACGCGCCGCCCGGCTCCTCCTGGCGCAATTTCTACGTCTGGAGCGATACGCCGGACAAGTACCAGGACGCCCGGATCATCTTCAAGGATTTTGAGACGTCCAATTGGTCCTGGGACCCGGTGGCCAAGGCGTACTATTGGCACCGTTTCTACTCGCACCAGCCGGACCTGAACTTTGATAATCCCCAGGTGGGCAAGGCCCTGTTTCGGGTCATCGACTACTGGTTGAAGATGGGTGTCGACGGGATGCGGCTGGACGCTGTGCCCTATCTGTTCGAGCGTGAGGGAACCAATTGCGAGAATCTGCCCGAGACCCATGGGTATCTCCGGGAATTGCGGGCTCACATTGACAGCAAGTATTCCAACCGGATGCTGCTGGCTGAGGCCAATCAATGGCCTGAGGACGCCTGTGCCTATTTTGGTGAAGGCGATTCCTGCCAGATGGCGTTCCATTTCCCGTTGATGCCTCGGCTGTTCATGGCCTTGCACATGGAAGAATCGCATCCGATCATCGATATTTTCGAACAGACCCCGGATATTCCGGACAACTGTCAGTGGGCGTTTTTTCTGCGCAATCACGATGAGCTGACCCTGGAAATGGTCACCGACGAGGAGCGGGACTACATGTACCGGATGTACGCCCGCGATCCCCGGGCCCGGATCAATCTGGGCATCCGCCGCAGGCTGGCTCCGCTCCTGGACAACGACCGCAAGAAGATCAACCTGCTCAACGCGATCCTTTTCGCCATGCCTGGCTCCGTGGTCCTGTACTATGGAGATGAGCTCGGCATGGGAGACAACTATTACCTGGGAGACCGGGACGGTGTCCGCACGCCCATGCAATGGAGTTCGGACCGCAACGCCGGTTTTTCACGGGCGAATCCGCAGCGGCTCTACCTGCCTGTGATTATTGACCCCGAATATCATTTCGAAGCCATCAATGTGGAGACCCAGGCTCAAAACCAGGCCTCCCTGCTATGGTGGAACAAGCGTTTCATTGCCATGTACAAACGTTTTCGGGCGTTCGGGCGTGGAGACATGGAGTTTTTGAGGCCGGAGAATCCAAAGGTTTTGGCCTTTCTGCGACGTCATGAGGATGAGCACCTTCTGGTGGTGGCCAACCTTTCCCGGCATTGCCAGTCCGTGGATCTGGACCTGTCGGCCTACACGGACTGGATTCCCGAGGAGGTCTTCAGCCGCAACCGTTTCCAAGCGGTCCACGAGGGCAGCTATACACTGACCTTGAGCTCCTACGGGTACTTTATCTTTCAGATGATCCCGGCAGAGCAATCCATGCAGGGCGGGGACGTCCAGGAGTTGCCGCTTTTGACCATCCGTTCCGCGGAGCAAGACATCTGGAACGGTGAGGTGGGCGAGCGTCTGGAAAAGGAACTGCTGCCCAGATTTCTTCCCCTGCGGCGATGGTTTCGAGGCAAAGCGCGCAAGATTCAGCAGATCACCATCGATGACGTTTTGGAATTCAACCACTCAGACCAGGTATCGCTGATGTTGATCCTGAACGTGGATTACGTGGAGGGCTCGGAAGAACGATACGTACTGCCCTTGACCCTGACCTGGGGTGAAGAAGCCCGGGAAATCGTTGCTGAAGAGACGGCCCATGTCCTTTGTCGGATTGTCAGGACAACACGTCACGGCGAAGAGCAGGGCGTGATGTTCGAGGCTGTCCATGCACCGGATTTTGGCAAGCGGCTGATCAAATTCCTGAGTAAGCGTCAGCATATCCGTGGACGAAGAGGGGAATTGCATGCCTGGCCCGGACGGGATTTACGTCACCGCGACGTCATGCGTCTGGAACCGCAACTGCTGCGCTCGGAGCAGAGCAACTCCTCCATGGCCTATGGCTCTGAACTGATCCTGAAGATATATCGTCGTCTGGATTCAGGGCCTCAACCGGAATTGGAACTGTGCCGCTTTCTCACGGAGCGGACCTCTTTTCGGAATATCCCCCTCTATGCCGGCTCCTTGACCTATCACCAGGCCGGAACCGAAGATTCGGTCCTGGGTGTCCTCCAGCAATTCGTTCCCAGCCATGGTGATGCCTGGAAATACAGCCACGACGCCCTGGAGCGGTATGTGGAGGCGGTATTGTCCCTGGGAGGGGAGTCGACGGCGCCTGAGTGCCCCCTGGGGTACTGGGAAGCAGCCCACGGCGATACGCCGGGTGCGGTGAATGATCTGATCGGGCCGTACCTGGAAATGATCGCTTTGCTGGGCCGCCGGACAGCGGAGCTGCATATTGCCCTGGCCTCCAGGTCCGACGATCCGGCTTTTGCTCCGGAGCCATTTTCCTACCTGTATCAACGGTCGGTCTTTCAGAGCCTGCAGCAGCAGTTGAAGACGGTTTTCAGCCTATTGCGCAAGAACCGCAAGCGGCTCTCTGAAGAACAAGACGGGTTGGCCCGGGAGGTGCTGGAAACCGAAAAGGCCGTGTTGGAACGGTTTCGAACTATTCACAGTCACAAAATTGAATCCGCGAAAATCCGCATTCATGGAGATTATCATCTGGCTCAGGCCCTGTACACCGGCAAGGATTTCGTCATTATTGACTTTGAAGGCGAGCCGGCCCGGGCCCTGAGTGAGCGGCGCCTGAAACGCTCGGCCTTGCGGGATGTCGCGGGCATGTTACGCTCCTTTGACTATCTTGCGCAGATGGTCCTGCGTGATCAGATCACATTGCGCAAGACCGACGGGGCCGTGCTTGGACCATGGATCGATGTCTGGTCTTCGACTGTTGCCGGAATGTTTCTGAGAAATTATCTGGAACTGGCCCGAGGCCATATCTTTCTTCCCAACAAGGACGAGGAGATCAAATCCCTTTTGGATATCTTTGTCCTGGACAAAGCGGTCTACGAACTGGGCTACGAGTTGAACAACCGCCTGGATTGGGTGGATCTCCCGCTCAAGGGCCTGAAAAACCTCATGGAGGTATCCACATGA
- the glgB gene encoding 1,4-alpha-glucan branching protein GlgB, producing the protein MTHVVPGVSLLTDSDIYLFKEGRHFRLYDKLGSHPMEVDGQWGALFAVWAPNAERVSVIGDFNDWNHDAHVLHPRWDGSGIWEGFIPDVHPWQLYKYHIRSRHQLYSTDRADPFAKHTEIPPNTSSVVWDLKYQWHDGQWMQERGLRNALHAPQSIYEVHLGSWQRIPEESNRYLTYRELATRLTGYVREMGFTHVELLPVMEHPFYGSWGYQTLGYFAPTSRFGPPQDFMYLVDQLHQNGIGVILDWVPSHFPGDGHGLAYFDGTHLYEHSDPRQGYHPDWNSYIFNYGRNEVRSFLISSAMFWLDKYHVDGLRVDAVASMLYLDYSRKDGEWIPNQYGGRENIEAIEFLRALNEAVYTNFPDTQTAAEESTAWPMVSRPTDAGGLGFGMKWNMGWMHDTLSYMSQDPIHRRYHHNQLTFSIWYSFAENFVLPMSHDEVVYGKGSLLNKMPGDAWQKRANLRLLLGYMYGHPGKKLLFMGAEFGQWSEWAHEQSLQWHLLHQPEHHGLRRWVQDVNQTYRAQPALYELDFQQEGFSWVECNDADQSVISFLRRGACNQDLILVVANFTPVPRENYRVGVPRGGFWREILNSDAQEYGGSGLGNMGGVEAAPLPSHGHYSSLALTLPPLGVVYFKSDGPGDGDVVCRNELFAEIPEMPTVDFFLKKLG; encoded by the coding sequence ATGACACATGTCGTTCCAGGTGTAAGCCTGTTGACGGATTCGGACATTTACCTGTTCAAGGAAGGTCGGCATTTCCGGCTTTACGACAAGCTCGGCTCGCATCCCATGGAAGTGGACGGGCAGTGGGGAGCCCTCTTCGCGGTCTGGGCGCCCAATGCCGAACGGGTCAGCGTGATTGGGGATTTTAACGACTGGAACCATGATGCCCATGTGCTGCATCCCCGATGGGATGGGTCCGGGATATGGGAAGGATTCATCCCGGACGTGCATCCTTGGCAACTCTACAAGTACCATATCCGCTCCAGGCATCAACTCTACAGCACGGACAGGGCCGACCCTTTTGCCAAGCATACGGAAATTCCACCAAATACGTCCTCCGTGGTCTGGGATTTAAAGTACCAGTGGCACGACGGCCAGTGGATGCAGGAGCGTGGACTGCGCAACGCCCTGCACGCTCCGCAATCCATCTATGAGGTCCACCTTGGCTCCTGGCAGAGAATTCCGGAAGAATCCAACCGGTATCTGACCTACCGGGAGTTGGCCACACGATTGACAGGGTATGTTCGGGAGATGGGCTTCACCCACGTGGAGCTCCTGCCGGTCATGGAACATCCCTTTTACGGCTCCTGGGGCTACCAGACCCTGGGGTACTTTGCCCCGACATCACGGTTTGGTCCGCCCCAGGACTTCATGTATCTTGTGGACCAGCTTCACCAGAACGGCATCGGCGTGATCCTGGATTGGGTACCCTCGCATTTTCCTGGTGATGGGCACGGACTGGCCTACTTCGACGGCACCCATCTCTATGAACATTCCGACCCCCGGCAGGGCTACCATCCGGACTGGAACAGTTATATCTTCAACTATGGCCGCAACGAAGTGCGTTCCTTTCTGATCAGCTCAGCCATGTTCTGGCTGGACAAGTACCACGTGGACGGATTGCGGGTGGATGCCGTGGCCTCCATGCTCTACCTGGACTATTCTCGCAAGGACGGCGAATGGATTCCCAACCAATACGGCGGACGGGAAAACATTGAGGCCATCGAGTTTTTGCGCGCCCTGAATGAGGCGGTGTACACCAATTTTCCGGATACCCAGACCGCGGCCGAGGAATCCACGGCCTGGCCCATGGTCTCCCGGCCCACGGACGCCGGGGGGCTGGGGTTCGGCATGAAGTGGAACATGGGCTGGATGCACGACACTCTGAGCTATATGTCTCAGGACCCGATCCACCGCAGATATCACCACAACCAGCTGACCTTCAGCATTTGGTACTCTTTCGCGGAGAATTTTGTTCTGCCCATGTCCCACGATGAGGTGGTTTACGGAAAAGGCTCGCTGCTGAACAAGATGCCTGGAGATGCCTGGCAGAAACGGGCCAATTTGCGGCTTTTACTTGGATACATGTACGGACATCCCGGCAAAAAACTGCTGTTCATGGGCGCGGAGTTCGGGCAATGGTCGGAATGGGCTCACGAGCAGAGCCTGCAATGGCACCTGTTGCACCAGCCCGAGCACCATGGCCTGCGGCGCTGGGTCCAGGACGTGAACCAGACATACCGCGCGCAGCCGGCGTTATATGAGCTGGATTTCCAGCAGGAAGGGTTTTCCTGGGTGGAGTGCAACGACGCGGATCAGAGCGTGATCAGCTTTCTGCGCCGGGGGGCCTGCAACCAGGATCTGATTCTGGTTGTGGCCAATTTCACGCCCGTACCGCGGGAGAACTATCGGGTCGGAGTGCCGCGGGGGGGCTTCTGGCGGGAGATCCTGAACAGCGACGCCCAGGAGTACGGCGGAAGCGGCCTGGGCAACATGGGCGGCGTGGAAGCAGCTCCCCTGCCCAGCCACGGCCACTACTCTTCGCTGGCTTTGACATTGCCGCCGCTGGGGGTGGTCTATTTCAAGAGTGACGGGCCAGGCGACGGAGATGTGGTCTGCCGTAACGAATTGTTCGCTGAGATTCCGGAAATGCCCACCGTGGACTTTTTCCTGAAGAAGCTGGGTTAG
- the malQ gene encoding 4-alpha-glucanotransferase — MNRNRSSGILLHVTSLASRYGVGDLGPEARRFVDFLRGNGQRYWQMLPLNPTSPVHGNSPYSSDSAFAGNPLLISPEDMVRDGLLRPQDVHDLPEIPVSRVKYADAMALRESLLDKAFTESGRSPAVREFRVRQKAWLEDFALFRALKAHFHGQPWTAWPEDVRRRKDAAMQRFRDSLHDEIDRICFQQFVFFEQWRSLRSYCRDKGVELIGDVPIYVNEDSVEVWANPELFKLDEHLRPRFLAGVPPDYFSETGQLWGNPVYDWKQMEREDFAWWIRRIRHNIELFDLVRLDHFRGFVACWEVPAGHETAMHGQWVDVPAQSFFQRLARTFNPLPLIAEDLGTIDDAVRNVMHKFGLPGMKILLFAFGPDLPTNPYAPHNHVPDCLVYTGTHDNNTVRGWFEEEADAETRARLDAYLGISCTSENVALAFVRMGMQSVADVVVFPLQDILGLGGESKMNVPGVANGNWSWRMPPDALARMTGGDDNHVATGMLDNPPCLAGGRLLEMTTLYGRGPARQCD, encoded by the coding sequence ATGAATCGAAACCGATCCAGTGGCATCCTGCTGCATGTCACCTCCCTGGCATCACGGTACGGCGTCGGTGATCTGGGCCCGGAAGCCAGAAGGTTCGTCGACTTTCTGCGGGGCAATGGTCAGCGTTACTGGCAGATGCTGCCGCTCAATCCAACGTCCCCGGTGCACGGCAACTCTCCTTACAGTAGTGATTCGGCCTTTGCTGGAAATCCCCTGCTGATCAGTCCTGAAGACATGGTGCGGGATGGATTGCTGCGTCCTCAGGATGTGCATGATCTTCCCGAAATCCCGGTCAGCCGGGTCAAATACGCCGATGCCATGGCATTGCGGGAATCACTCCTGGACAAGGCATTTACGGAGAGCGGACGATCTCCCGCAGTGCGGGAGTTTCGTGTCCGGCAAAAGGCCTGGCTGGAGGATTTTGCCCTGTTTCGGGCCTTGAAGGCCCATTTTCACGGTCAACCCTGGACGGCTTGGCCAGAGGACGTGCGTCGCCGGAAAGATGCGGCAATGCAGCGCTTTCGAGACAGTCTTCACGATGAAATCGACCGAATCTGTTTCCAGCAGTTTGTTTTTTTTGAGCAGTGGCGGTCCTTGCGGAGCTATTGCCGCGATAAGGGCGTGGAATTGATCGGGGATGTGCCGATCTATGTGAATGAGGACAGCGTGGAGGTCTGGGCCAATCCGGAGCTGTTCAAGCTCGATGAGCACTTGCGGCCACGGTTTCTGGCCGGTGTGCCGCCGGACTATTTCAGCGAGACCGGCCAGTTGTGGGGGAATCCGGTTTACGACTGGAAGCAGATGGAACGCGAGGACTTCGCCTGGTGGATTCGACGCATACGCCATAACATCGAGTTGTTCGACCTGGTTCGTTTGGATCATTTCCGCGGCTTCGTGGCCTGCTGGGAAGTGCCGGCCGGGCATGAAACCGCAATGCATGGCCAGTGGGTGGACGTACCAGCCCAATCTTTTTTTCAGCGCTTGGCCAGGACCTTCAACCCCTTGCCGCTGATCGCGGAAGATTTGGGAACCATTGATGACGCCGTGCGCAATGTGATGCACAAATTCGGACTGCCCGGAATGAAGATCCTGCTCTTTGCCTTTGGTCCGGATTTGCCCACCAATCCGTATGCCCCGCACAACCATGTACCGGATTGCCTTGTCTATACCGGCACCCATGACAACAATACCGTTCGAGGCTGGTTTGAGGAGGAGGCTGACGCGGAAACCCGGGCGCGTTTGGATGCCTACCTGGGCATTTCATGCACTTCGGAGAACGTTGCGCTCGCATTTGTCCGCATGGGCATGCAGTCCGTGGCCGATGTGGTCGTGTTTCCCCTCCAGGATATTCTTGGATTGGGAGGCGAATCCAAAATGAACGTTCCCGGGGTGGCCAACGGCAATTGGTCCTGGCGGATGCCCCCGGATGCTCTGGCGCGAATGACGGGGGGGGATGATAATCACGTTGCCACAGGTATGCTGGACAATCCTCCCTGTCTGGCTGGGGGGCGGCTACTGGAAATGACCACCTTATATGGTAGAGGTCCGGCCAGGCAATGCGACTGA
- a CDS encoding DVU0524 family FlgM-associated protein, whose amino-acid sequence MTIQPFNVQNMLRVYGQHLDQGRRMARYRMLLQRASPGDVVNFSQEARRRQLVEKVATEIMDSLMVSGSNNPVVLDIKKDLQREFGFEMEFRYLPLEPELQILRKDGEELTEITGEEKTVILERFWRITLDKVNKTML is encoded by the coding sequence GTGACCATTCAGCCGTTCAATGTTCAAAATATGCTTCGCGTCTACGGCCAGCACCTGGATCAGGGCCGGCGGATGGCGCGGTATCGCATGCTGCTGCAACGGGCATCACCGGGGGACGTTGTCAATTTCTCCCAGGAGGCCCGTCGACGCCAGTTGGTGGAGAAGGTCGCCACCGAGATCATGGACAGCCTGATGGTTTCCGGAAGCAATAACCCCGTGGTTCTGGACATCAAGAAAGATCTGCAGCGGGAATTCGGCTTTGAAATGGAGTTCCGGTACCTGCCTCTCGAACCCGAACTGCAGATCCTGCGCAAGGATGGCGAGGAGCTCACGGAGATTACCGGCGAGGAGAAGACCGTCATTCTCGAACGTTTCTGGCGGATTACCCTGGACAAGGTCAATAAAACGATGCTTTAG
- a CDS encoding nuclear transport factor 2 family protein, with the protein MRLIPCLVMLCVLLWTAPPLFCAASGLDAAQTLLVDQRGSEAYQAVQEHLRLHPGDPQGLFLKGLILEHLGRFTEAMDVYRELIRNHPELPEPYNNLAGLLASSGRFDEAKETLQRALETHPSYATAHQNLTRIYSAMASSAYRRVLGKDDQRILVHLDPLEELSSTPETLSPAPSAPVATVARESEPEFDLVSVLAPSTTSVAEWAPETTSGPSPAPHPELHPEPTTASLPEPLTPQPAQPEPMIVPAPEPFPAPTSPDPPNVAPPVIQPTPEEVTEPLPEESEDADTTEEIISTVLAWAKAWESQNVEAYLGFYSGNFRPERGLTLAQWRDQRRTRVAAPAFINVALSDIVVTFDGENVAQVRFAQRYRSNVINDQVRKELLMHEEDGQWRIVRERLLPRS; encoded by the coding sequence ATGCGACTGATTCCGTGTCTGGTCATGCTTTGTGTCCTGCTCTGGACCGCGCCGCCGCTCTTCTGCGCCGCATCCGGTCTGGATGCAGCCCAGACGCTTCTCGTGGACCAACGGGGATCGGAAGCGTATCAGGCCGTCCAGGAGCACCTGCGTCTCCATCCCGGAGACCCTCAAGGGTTGTTTTTGAAAGGTTTGATTCTGGAGCACCTGGGACGGTTTACCGAGGCCATGGATGTTTATCGGGAGCTTATCAGAAATCATCCGGAATTGCCCGAGCCTTACAACAACTTGGCCGGGCTGTTGGCCTCCAGTGGTCGTTTCGACGAAGCCAAGGAGACCCTGCAGCGAGCCCTGGAGACACATCCCAGTTATGCCACGGCGCACCAGAATCTGACCCGGATTTATTCGGCCATGGCCAGCAGTGCCTACCGTCGGGTTCTGGGCAAAGACGATCAACGTATCCTCGTGCATCTCGATCCTTTGGAAGAGTTGTCCAGCACGCCGGAGACGCTTTCCCCTGCGCCAAGTGCTCCCGTGGCAACCGTTGCCCGAGAGAGCGAGCCTGAATTTGACCTTGTATCCGTTTTGGCGCCTTCGACGACGTCTGTCGCGGAGTGGGCCCCTGAAACGACTTCCGGACCGTCCCCAGCCCCGCATCCTGAGCTGCATCCAGAGCCGACCACGGCGAGTCTTCCCGAACCCCTGACACCACAACCAGCGCAACCGGAGCCCATGATCGTACCAGCTCCGGAACCCTTCCCAGCTCCAACATCCCCGGATCCTCCAAACGTTGCCCCGCCTGTTATCCAGCCAACACCGGAGGAGGTCACGGAACCACTGCCTGAGGAGAGTGAGGACGCGGACACCACGGAAGAGATCATCAGCACCGTACTGGCCTGGGCTAAGGCCTGGGAAAGTCAGAATGTGGAAGCCTACCTTGGATTTTACAGCGGTAATTTTCGGCCCGAACGGGGACTCACTCTGGCCCAATGGCGAGATCAGCGCCGCACCCGGGTCGCTGCTCCTGCGTTCATCAACGTTGCGCTTTCCGATATCGTCGTTACGTTTGACGGGGAGAATGTGGCCCAGGTTCGTTTTGCCCAGCGTTACCGGTCCAACGTGATCAACGACCAGGTGCGCAAGGAGCTTCTGATGCATGAGGAAGACGGGCAGTGGCGAATTGTCCGGGAACGCTTGCTGCCGCGTTCGTAA